The proteins below are encoded in one region of Chloroflexota bacterium:
- a CDS encoding NYN domain-containing protein, which produces MLESERPYVALLIDWDNLAISIATDMNGATPDLHRIVQATQRYGTIILARAYAEWTSTSDRLEVYRAGVEPAYAPTFRFEPEQITQAIRGKSLADPCLVADCVDYLHLLPMISVFVLVSGDKDLVPAVRLLQLRGKRVVVIGPDLAANILREMADEFIPYRKLVEVSEKAPSTIESTRSPTVMPFTTITATPKAAGTEHGPKRRPALRAKPTASPTAPSVSLVSRTGRASAAISPATTPTRMTSQAEPAVSAEGDIVIPGEGVAKDEMGEAREGRADLQPVFMAMVEILQQHMRSGRPRLRATNLKDRLMARISGFNERNYGFSKFKDLLLAAEKAGVITINLSSPAHWVSLLPMDQEQPSTEGSTTTLSAETEETTVGEEAKEVLSVEQCLETIRFIHELGHRSRWLTYTYVLANLISHLSQSGPLMVAEAEARALLNHLVQQGALQIDKEPQEVEVAGAKHRVRMCHLQRENPLVLRALETLDVGRTTPALAEEGLATAQVTSPVEEIPLVATEENFQEAPVDLLAITTDTPTEKKISQPPLALAEQQISPLVEMGEGSESSQGQMGEAYRQPFPPERVTSAEAIEEALAQENMVAEAAREADLKQAFESLAGALKEIVGPIRPRVTAPILKNKLCEVMKSFDERQYGFAKFKDFLLAAQEAGYVKVKSVGFITWVTPIDEHR; this is translated from the coding sequence ATGTTAGAAAGTGAACGCCCCTATGTCGCCCTTCTCATAGATTGGGATAATCTGGCTATCAGCATAGCCACCGATATGAATGGGGCAACACCCGATTTGCATCGCATCGTACAAGCAACCCAACGCTATGGCACTATTATCCTGGCACGCGCCTACGCTGAATGGACATCGACAAGTGATCGCTTGGAGGTCTACCGAGCCGGGGTGGAGCCGGCTTATGCCCCAACCTTCCGCTTTGAACCAGAGCAGATCACTCAAGCCATTCGTGGCAAGAGTCTGGCTGATCCCTGCCTGGTGGCCGATTGTGTAGATTATTTGCATCTTCTGCCCATGATCTCAGTTTTCGTCCTTGTCTCAGGTGATAAGGACTTGGTTCCGGCTGTGCGCCTTCTTCAGCTACGGGGCAAGCGCGTGGTGGTCATCGGGCCAGACCTGGCAGCCAACATTCTACGCGAGATGGCTGATGAATTCATTCCCTACCGCAAGCTGGTGGAGGTCTCCGAGAAGGCTCCTTCGACGATCGAATCTACACGATCCCCAACCGTGATGCCCTTTACAACCATAACAGCTACGCCTAAAGCAGCGGGCACCGAACATGGCCCTAAACGACGCCCAGCGCTGCGGGCTAAGCCGACGGCTTCGCCCACAGCGCCATCCGTCTCCCTGGTTTCACGAACCGGGCGGGCGAGTGCCGCCATTAGTCCAGCAACGACGCCGACACGGATGACCTCCCAAGCGGAGCCGGCCGTTTCAGCCGAAGGAGACATTGTAATCCCAGGGGAAGGTGTGGCGAAAGACGAAATGGGCGAAGCTAGGGAGGGCAGAGCGGACCTTCAGCCTGTATTTATGGCGATGGTGGAGATCTTACAACAGCATATGCGCTCCGGCCGACCGCGTCTGCGAGCCACGAATCTGAAGGATCGCCTTATGGCTCGCATTAGCGGTTTCAACGAACGCAATTACGGCTTTTCCAAATTCAAGGACCTATTGCTTGCAGCGGAAAAGGCAGGCGTCATTACGATCAACCTATCCAGCCCAGCCCATTGGGTCTCGCTACTTCCCATGGACCAAGAACAGCCCTCAACAGAGGGATCAACGACAACGTTGTCCGCTGAAACAGAAGAAACGACAGTTGGGGAAGAGGCCAAAGAGGTGCTAAGCGTGGAGCAGTGCTTAGAGACGATTCGTTTCATCCACGAGTTGGGTCACCGCAGTCGTTGGTTAACCTACACTTATGTTCTGGCCAATCTTATCAGTCATCTTAGCCAGTCAGGACCACTGATGGTCGCCGAAGCGGAGGCGAGGGCTCTTCTTAATCACCTGGTACAACAAGGGGCCTTACAGATCGATAAGGAACCACAAGAGGTTGAAGTAGCTGGGGCAAAGCACAGGGTAAGGATGTGCCATCTCCAGAGGGAAAATCCCCTTGTGCTTCGCGCTCTGGAGACTCTGGACGTGGGCCGTACGACCCCCGCCCTTGCTGAGGAAGGGCTGGCTACAGCTCAAGTCACCTCGCCCGTTGAGGAAATACCCCTCGTAGCCACAGAGGAGAATTTCCAAGAAGCCCCCGTCGATCTGCTGGCTATTACTACCGACACACCAACCGAGAAGAAGATCAGTCAACCCCCGCTTGCATTAGCAGAACAGCAAATTTCGCCACTGGTCGAGATGGGAGAGGGAAGCGAATCCTCTCAGGGACAGATGGGCGAGGCTTATCGGCAACCCTTCCCACCAGAGAGGGTAACTTCCGCAGAAGCGATAGAGGAGGCACTCGCGCAGGAGAACATGGTCGCTGAGGCAGCAAGGGAGGCCGATCTCAAGCAGGCTTTTGAGAGCTTGGCTGGAGCCTTAAAGGAGATCGTAGGACCCATCCGACCACGAGTTACGGCGCCGATTTTGAAAAACAAGCTGTGTGAGGTCATGAAGTCGTTTGATGAACGCCAATATGGATTCGCCAAGTTTAAGGATTTCCTCCTCGCCGCACAAGAGGCTGGCTATGTAAAGGTCAAATCGGTCGGGTTCATCACCTGGGTTACCCCCATAGATGAACACCGCTAA